The following DNA comes from Nitrososphaerales archaeon.
CAGTTCTGAATATATCGGCGATCAACTGTCCAGCAAACTTTATCACTTTATTCCCATAATGATCTTTATCGTCTGGATCGATCCAACCCAACTTTAATTCAAGAACTTTGCAGGCAGCTTCAGCAAGGAACATCGCCTTATCGTATCTATCTGCAGGTGTCCTTCCTAAATGTGGAAGGAGGCCCCAATCTAGGATCGCTTCCGCCTTCTTTAAGCGTAATTCATCCACCATACCAGGGGCGACTCTATTCCCTATATACATTAAAGCCTCCTGTGGTGTAGTAACATCGCTCGCATTCTCGAAAGATACATCAAGAAGGTCTTGTATTTCAGGCCTTAGAGAAACAGCCTCGGCTATCTCTTTATCAGTCTTTAAACCGAGGCTTCTCATCAGTACAACGAAGGGTAACTCTACAGGTAAATTCGGTAATTTCACAGTTAGAGAACCATCAGATTTTAAAGTCAATTCGACCTTTGCACGGTATCCAACTATAGATGAATAGATCTTCGCTTTATAGATCGTACTTGTACCGGACTTTTCGTAATCTACCAAAATCTTATTCGGAGATAGATCCTCAAGGCCCACTATTACACGCTCTGAACCATTGATGATAAAGTATCCACCGGGATCCTTCGGATCTTCCCCCACTTCTATAAGTTGCTCCTCTGTTAAGTTATGAAGGACACATAATTCAGACTTCACCATAACGGGGATATCGCCGATGTATTGAGGTTGAACCTCTTTAACAACACCTCCTTCTTTAATCGCCATATCCACATATACTGGTGCTGCATAGGTGAGGTTGCGAAGGCGTGCTTCGAGTGGGAAGATATTACTCACTGAACCATCTATCTCTATCACCCTAGGCCTCAAAATCTTCACTTTTCCAAACTTTATCGTATATGAACCACTCAAAGTTTCGATATCGACACTACCTACTTCATCTATAATGCTCTGTATCCCTCGCTCAATGAACTCATTGTATGAGTTTAAATGCTGGCGCGCTATACCTTCACGCTCTAACAGATCCTTAAGAACGACCCAAGACTCATAATTCACTTTTCGGTTCATAATCATCCCTTCACCACATACCGATAATATACAGTTTCTCCAGCGGTCTGGCTCTTTCGAATGATCTTTATCAAATCGCCCGGCTTCGCACCCAATTCTCTAACTACTGGATCGATATCGAGTATGTAGGGGAATTGCTCGGGCCTTGCATTGTACTTCTTCAAAACTTCTTGCGCCTCCTCAGGGCTTAACAATATATGCTTAGGTACATATATGTGGTCCATAATCTTTATTCGAGTTTTAACTTCTTCATTATTCTCTACCATTATACTCACCGATCGGTAACAAAAGTTTAAACTTAACAAAGTTCAAAGAAGAAGCATCTATAAAGTGGGATAGATCGATATATAACTCTTTCTTTATCAACTCACTCACCTTCTCATAATTAAGAATAATACTTTTATATAATTGCGAAGGTGAAGATTTACTGATCAGTTTGGGAAAGTCACCGAACGGCGAATTCGCAGCTAGGAAGCTGGTCCTCAAGCGTAAGCACTTCCTTTGGTCTAATAAGTATTACAAGAGGAGAATGTTACAATTAGATAAAAAGGCCGATCCACTGGAAGGTGCCCCCCAAGCTAGGGGTATAGTCTTAGAAAAAGTGGGTGTAGAGTCGAAGCAGCCGAACTCTGCCGTACGTAAATGTGTGAGGGTTCAATTGGTGAAGAATGGCAAACAGATTACCTGCTTCCTTCCGGGTGATGGTGCTTTGAATTACGTAGATGAACATGATGAAGTGATGATTGAGGGTATCGGTGGTTCTATGGGTAGGACGATGGGTGATCTACCGGGAGTTAGGTGGAAGGTCTTCAAAGTTAATGGTGTATCTTTGAAGGAATTGGTATATGGTAGAAAGGAGAAGCCGAGAAGGTAATCTAGTATTAGTTAAGAACTCAAATTTATGATAAAGAATAGGGAGATTCTTCGTTCTCAGATTTCGAGAGTATAAGAAAAACTTATCAAGCCCTTTAATACAATCATTATCCGCATGTCTAAAGCGCCAAACTTCAAACTCTTTAGAAAGTGGGACTTTAGCGAGGTTACGGTATCGGATCCTGGGTTAAAGAGAGTTATCTCTCTAAAACCGATCATAATCCCTTGGAGCGGTGGTCGCCATGAACATAGAAGATTTGCTAAAGCAGAAGTGAATATAGTGGAGCGATTAGTTAACTCCCTCATGCATTTTGGGAAGAAGTTCGCAAAGAATACTGGTAGGATGGGTGGAAAGAAGCAAAGAGCGTGTAATATCGTGAAGACCGCTTTCGAAATCATTCACCTAAAGACTGGTGGCAACCCTATTCAATACTTGGTGAAAGCGATCGAAAATGCTGCACCCAATGAAGATACGACACGTATAGCCTACGGTGGTATAGTGTATCATGTTGCGGTAGATGTCTCACCCTTAAGGCGTGTCGACCTTGCTTTGAGATTTATATCGGAAGGTGTAAGAGAGAGTACCTTTTCCACACCGAAGAGTGTTGAAGAGGCCCTGGCCGATGAAATAATCTTAGCCGCCAATAACGATACAAATAGTTACGCGATTCGAAAGAAGAATGAGCAAGAACGCATCGCTTTAGCATCGCGATAAACTCATATCAAAATTCCAACTTTCATTACGATCTTCTATATGAAGATTTTGTTATCATTCGCTCATAAGGATTATAAATGAAAGAAAGATTGGCGAAAGTATAAATATAAATCTGGGTAAACTCTTATATAACCGAAGTAATGTTCGTGTAGGTGTTAAGGGGGGAAAAGGATGTCAAAACCATCGAAACCACACCTAAACCTGGTAGTAGTTGGACATGTCGATCATGGGAAATCTACCGCTATGGGCCACTTCCTATATCAATTAGGTGTCGTGGATGAACGTACAATCGAGCAGTATGCAAAGGAATCTGAGAAGACTGGTGCTGGTGATACATTTAAATTCGCATGGGTACTCGATCGTTTAAAAGAAGAGCGTGAGAGGGGTGTAACTATAGATCTCGCTTTTCAAAAGTTCGAAACAGATAAATACTTTTACACACTTATCGATGCCCCTGGCCATAGAGACTTCGTTAAGAATATGATAACAGGTGCGAGCGAAGCCGATGTAGCATTACTCGTATCTTCAGCGAAACCGGGTGAATTTGAGACAGGGATTGGTCCAGGAGGTCAAACTCGAGAACACTCCTTCCTTCTATTCACACTCGGTGTGAATCAAGTAATCGTACTGATCAATAAAATGGATGATCCATTAGTGAAGTATAGTAAAGAGAGGTATGAATATTGTAAGGCCGAGTTGGAGAAGCTTTTAAGGGCTGTAGGTTACAATGTGGCGAAGATACCTTTTATACCAGGATCGGGATGGGTGGGAGATAATCTCATAAAGCGTTCACCTAACATGCCTTGGTATAAAGGCCCAACGCTATTTGAGGCTTTAGATCAAGTCATAGAACCTCCGAAACCGATCGATAAACCATTGAGAATCCCCATCCAAGATGTATACTCTATCACTGGAGTAGGGACTGTACCTGTAGGTAGAGTAGAGACCGGTAAGATGAAGGTTGGTGATACTGTTATAATCGCTCCATCCATGATTACCGCTGAAGT
Coding sequences within:
- a CDS encoding 30S ribosomal protein S7; this translates as MSKAPNFKLFRKWDFSEVTVSDPGLKRVISLKPIIIPWSGGRHEHRRFAKAEVNIVERLVNSLMHFGKKFAKNTGRMGGKKQRACNIVKTAFEIIHLKTGGNPIQYLVKAIENAAPNEDTTRIAYGGIVYHVAVDVSPLRRVDLALRFISEGVRESTFSTPKSVEEALADEIILAANNDTNSYAIRKKNEQERIALASR
- a CDS encoding DNA-directed RNA polymerase subunit H, with the protein product MVENNEEVKTRIKIMDHIYVPKHILLSPEEAQEVLKKYNARPEQFPYILDIDPVVRELGAKPGDLIKIIRKSQTAGETVYYRYVVKG
- a CDS encoding 30S ribosomal protein S12, with protein sequence MGKSPNGEFAARKLVLKRKHFLWSNKYYKRRMLQLDKKADPLEGAPQARGIVLEKVGVESKQPNSAVRKCVRVQLVKNGKQITCFLPGDGALNYVDEHDEVMIEGIGGSMGRTMGDLPGVRWKVFKVNGVSLKELVYGRKEKPRR
- the tuf gene encoding translation elongation factor EF-1 subunit alpha codes for the protein MSKPSKPHLNLVVVGHVDHGKSTAMGHFLYQLGVVDERTIEQYAKESEKTGAGDTFKFAWVLDRLKEERERGVTIDLAFQKFETDKYFYTLIDAPGHRDFVKNMITGASEADVALLVSSAKPGEFETGIGPGGQTREHSFLLFTLGVNQVIVLINKMDDPLVKYSKERYEYCKAELEKLLRAVGYNVAKIPFIPGSGWVGDNLIKRSPNMPWYKGPTLFEALDQVIEPPKPIDKPLRIPIQDVYSITGVGTVPVGRVETGKMKVGDTVIIAPSMITAEVKSIETHHTPIPEAIAGDNIGFNLRGVAKKDIKRGDVVGPVNNPPTVAKEFIAQIIVVYHPTAIAAGYTPVLHAHTAQVAACLTELIAKIDRRTGQVIEEKPKSIKTGDSALVRIRPLRPLCIETFKEFPELGRFALRDMGTTIAAGVVREITEKWTPEKATA